The nucleotide window GGTGCTGTGGTCCTCCTTGCTGTCCTCCTGAGCCACCTGAGCCGCCTGAGCCACCAGAACCGCCTGAGCCGCCGGATCCTCCCTTTGAACTTTCCAAAACGAATTCACTGCCTCCAGCCGCAAATCCGAAACCCACCTTTGAAACTGTCAGGATTACACTTCCATCCGGTGTTTCTACAGGGTCCCCAATGATTGTGTTGACATCAATCATTTCCTTTAAGCTTTCCATAGCAGTTGTCATTAGTCCTTGAATTGGATGGTCGGACATTCCTGTTTCCTCCTTATTTTAGACAGAATTAGTATTGTCACCGGAAAGTGCGGACAATTGCTTTGATTTGAAGTCAGGCCAGCCGCCTTTCCAATATTTAACCAGCTTTATTCCTGCTAAAATAGCATGCCCGACTCTGACTTGAAACATACATTTAAAACTAGTAATTGAAATGGTTTGCTGAAAACTTGGCGTGATTGTCATGACCGGCATCTCTTTTAGTTTCATATACTGGCTCATAATCCCGATCACACCGCCCTTGGCCGCCCAAAAAGCACCGGTGATCACTGCCGTGGCTGCTGCGTCACCCACGCCAACCATTGTATGCCATTCTATATTGCGGATCGTTACTTTCTTCAGAAACCCCCTGATGATTTTGTGGAAGCCAGCAATATGTGTAAGGAGCTGCCTGATATCATGGATGCTGTTCAGAATATCATTTTTGTCTACTTGAGTGGTTTGATCTTTTTTGAGGGTTTCACCAGGACCTGTTTCCGTTTTTTTCTCGGCAACGATAGAAGGGGAATTGTCATCAATTTTTATGACCGGGACGTCAATTTTGTATTTAATGAGTCCACCCCAGGCTTTTAAAGTCACTTTTAGATGATCATTATCATTGCCGTGGAAATAATCCAGAAATATCTTAACTCTAGTAAAAAGGATTACAATGGCCAGCACTGTTAAGAGCAGTATGGCAAGCAGCATCCATTTCATCATCCTCCACAACCTTTCAGCCTATTATTATCAACAAAAAGGCAAAAAAATAAACCTGCCGCAGCAGGTTCATTTTAGCGTGGTTCATATATGACAGTGGTATCAGCGAACAGGTCATGCAATCCCTGCTTCTTGTTTGTAAAAGCAACGACAATATACAGCACAAAAATTGTTGCTGAAATGAAGCGGCCGATCCACTCGCGGAAAATGACAGTGCCCCATGTCAGGCTTGTGCCATCCAGTTCCACCACTTTCAGTCCAAACACCATTTTCCCTAGAGTCTGGCCGAGATATTTTGTCATCAGAACAAAATACAAATAGAAAACAACAGCCGTGGCGATGGTCATCGGTGAAAAGACCCCTTCCTCCAGTAATGGGATATCCAATGCCCGGAAAACAGGATTGATGATCAGCCTGTTAATACTCCCAATGACAATCAAATCCAGCAAATAGGCCCAAAAACGCGTCCAGAATCCGGCATATTGGCCAGCGAATAAATGATTCTCTCCAGTTGGCCTGCCTATTTCATCATTAACGGCATTTGCATAATCTGCCTGTGGTGCCGATTTTTCAGATTCTGCATAACGAGTACTGTCGCCTTTAAGTCGGATGTTTTCATGTTCTTTATGGTTTGTACGATCAGTATCTGTCGCAATGCTGTCATGTTCTCTATAATTTGAACGATCACCATCCATTAGGATGCTGTCATGTTCTTGATGTAAACGATCCGCATCTGGAGGGATGTTGCCGTGTTCTGGATCTAAACGATCTGCGTCTGTAGGTTTGTTATCGCGTTCTGGATCTAAACGATCAGCATCAGACGGGATGCCGCCAGATTCTCCTTGAACATCATTCCGCCCAAGTTCTGCCGAATCTTTCGTTTCATCTTTATCAAATTCTTTGGAATTCATTTTTTGTCCCCCCCTTATTCAGCGTATAAGTACATTAGACGTGGAGAATTAGGCTGGGATAATAGTTTCATCAGGCCTGCCATTTCTGCGTCTTTCCCCATGATTTTCTGTGCCCCCATGCTGAAAAACGAACCAAAGCCCATGCTTTCCGTATACTTTACTACAGTCGCATCCCCAAGCTTCTCATCTTTCCTGACGTTGTCAATGACATCTTCCAGATAGCCGAATCCATCGATCAAGTTCAGCTGCTTGGCCTGGCGTCCATCATAGATGCGGCCATCGGCAATTTTTTTGACCTGCTCGACAGACATGCCGCGTCCTTCAGAAATGACTTTGACGAATCCTTCATAAGAGTTGTTGATCATGGACTGAAGGATTTCCCGTTCTTCATCCGTCATCGGTCTTGTTGGGCTCATGATATCCTTGTATGGACCACTCTTAATTGTCGTGAATTCGACACCGTATTTTTCTGCAAGCCCTGCATAATTCACGCCTTGCATGATGACGCCAAGTGAGCCTGTCAGTGTTTCGGGACTTGCAAAGATTTTATCGGCAGGAGCAGACACATAATATCCTCCTGATGCTGCCATTGAACCCATCGATACATAAATCGGCTTTTTCGTTTCTTTCTGGATTTCCTTGATCTTATCGTGGATTTCTGCGCTTTCCACAACACCCCCGCCTGGAGAGTTCACCTGGAGGATAATGGCTTTCACATCATCCGATTCTTTTACATAATCAAGCTGCTCCATGAATACCCGATGATTATAGAGTGGGCTTTCAAAGAACGATTGTGCATCCCCGGTATCCTGGATGACTCCGTTAATGGTCAATACCGCAATTTTGCTCAGCATGTCACCCTCTTCGATGACTTCTTCAGCAAACATTTCTTCCGAGACAGCGAACATATCTTCAAACGCATTTTCCGCGTCGCTGAATGCGAATGTTGATAGTAGATTAATCACAATTGACGCAATAAATAAACCAGCGGCTATTCCTAATGCCGCCCACCTTTTACCATTCATTTTGAATCCCCCTTGAAAATTCCTTGTACTTTCAAAACCTTATGAAAAAATGATAAACTAATGTCAATAACCTATATTTTAGCAAAAGTTTTTTATTGTGGGTAAAAATTTGGAAGAAATACATAATGTTTGGAGGAATCAGTAATGCCAGATCGCCGCAATATTTATTTTCACCATACCCCTGACACAACTATGCTGGAAAAAGTACAGCCCCTTTACGAACTAGCCCGCAGATATGATTTCAATATTGTCACTGACCACAAGAATGCCAATATCATTGTCAGCATTGGTAACGATGGTACCTTTTTGGAGGCAGTAAGGAAAACTGGTTTCCGCGATGACTGTCTGTACGCAGGCATATCAGTCACTGGCTCCCTCAATATGTACTGTGATTTCCATCTTGAAGATACTGATAAAATGATCCAGGCCAGTACGAATTCAGAAATTGAGGTAAGGCGCTATCCGACGATCGAGGTAACCATCGACGGAGAAACATCGTTTGAATGCTTGAACGAATTCAGCGTCCGTTCCGCGATTATAAAGGCTTTCGTAATGGATGTATTCATCGATGACAACCATTTTGAAACCTTCCGTGGTGACGGAATGATTGTCGCAACCCCAACAGGCAGCACCGCCTATAACAAGTCCGTGAACGGAGCGGTTGTGGACCCGCTGCTGCCGTGCATGCAGGTGAGTGAGCTTGCGTCAGTGAACAATAATCATTACCGGACACTCGGCTCATCCTTCATCCTTAGCGGTGACCGCAAGCTTACCTTCAAGGTTGCCCAGGACGGCAACGATTATCCAATCATGGGGATGGATAACGAAGCGCTGAGCATCCAGCATGTTGAAAAATTCGATGTAAAATTGAGCAATAAATTCATCAAGACAATTAAGCTCAAGGACAATTCTTTCTGGGAAAAAGTGAAAAGGACATTTTTATAAAATCCTATTAAGAAAGAGCTGCGGATCCCCCGCAGCTCTCTTTTTTACATATGCATGCCTTTTTCTTTTTTTAACTTGAGGGTCAGGGCCGCTGCCAGTTTTGTCCGGGATAGTGAGTACAGGATCAGTGCCGACCAGATAAAGGTAAAGGCAAGCAGATGGACCGCCGAAAATGTTTCGTGATAAACGAATACCCCTAAAATAAGTGTCAAAGTTGGTGCGATATATTGCAAGATCCCAAGTGTAGCAAGTGGGATTCTCTGTGCACCTTTCGCAAAAAACAGCAAAGGAACCGCCGTTGCTGCTCCTGCTCCGACAAGCAGCAGCGTTGTTGTCCACGAACCTGAGAACAGCGAATTTGTCCCCTGGGCAACTAGATAGCCAATGTAAATGGCGGAGAGCGGCATCACGACCAGCGTTTCTAGCGCGAGGCCGACCGAAGAATCAACTTTGATCAATTTCTTTGCAAGTCCATACAGGCCAAATGAAATGGCCAGTGATAAAGCGATCCACGGGAATTGCCCGTAAGAAATCGTCATGATCAGCACACCGATGGCTGCAAGGAGAAATGACAGGTACTGCGGCAGGGACAGTCTTTCCTTAAGGAAAACCATTCCTAAAAGCACACTGACAAGCGGATTGATATAATAACCGAGACTTGCCTCGATCATTTGATCGCTATTGACAGCCCAAATATAGATGAACCAGTTGATGCTGATCAGGATTGATGCGATTGTCAGTGCCGCCAGCTGTTTTTTGTTTTGCGAAAGCCCGCGGAGGGTCCCTGTAAAAAGACTCCATTTTTTATTCAGGAGCAATATGAATGCAACAACGAAAAATGACCAAAACACGCGGTTTGCAAGAATTTCATCAGCATTCACATGTTGCAATAGCTTCCAATAAACCGGAAGAATCCCCCATAGTATATATGAAAAGGCTGCGTACAAGACGCCAGCCTGTTGTTCGGTCCTGTTATTCATCCGAACATCCCCCTAATCTTTCTAGACTCGAAATAATATCAATTATAAGGGGGATGCTCCGGGCTGACAATCATTTTTTTTGAATCAATATATTCAAAGCCGGAATTATTTCGTGGTTCGTGGGTTTAATTTAAAGTTGTAGCCAAATGTTTCTTCCGGGGAGGAAATCTTATAGCCCAGCCCCTGCTTGAAATCCAAAAAGATTCTGCCTGGAAGGGACTCAACTGATTTCTTTGGAACGAAAAAATGGATACCTGATTCTGATATCACTTCATCATCTTCCTGCTTTTCTTCGATTTGAAGCTGGATATCTGTCGCGATGGAACAGGTGCCTACAAACTCCGCTAATATTCTTATGCCTTCTCCATTACCGAATTGGACTTTTTTTAACTGTTCCAATGCAGCCTCTTTTATATCGATTTTCAAATTGCCTCACCCTTTCTTATTAAAAATATACCCAAGTTTTGTTGTGTCACTCATCTCTCAATCTAAAAGTAAAATCTTGAGAATGCCAACAAAAAAACAGACCTTTTGGCCTGCTTTTTCATGGCATTCTATTATCTTGCGCCTTCTAATTCTTTCTTGCGCAGCTCAATGCGGCGGATTTTACCTGAAGTTGTCTTTGGAAGTTCTTCAAGGAACTCTATTTTCCTCGGATACTTATATGGAGCGGTCAAATCCTTGACGTGCTGCTGCAAATCAGAAACTAGATTTTCCAGTTCGGGGCTGACACCGTCACGCAGGACGACAAAAGCCTTGACGATATGTCCGCGGATTTCGTCAGGTGACGCGACAACTGCGCATTCTTTTACATATGGATGCTTAACGAGTGCATCCTCGACTTCGAAAGGACCAATCGTATACCCTGAACTGATGATGATATCATCGCCGCGTCCCTCAAACCAAAAATATCCTTCTTCATCCTTACTCGCTTTATCGCCTGTTACGTAATAATCCCCGCGGAACTGCATGGCTGTCCGCTCTGGATCCTTGTAATAGTTTTTGAATAAAGCAGGTGTTTCAATATGGACAGCGATATCACCAACTTCACCCGGTGCACATGGTTCTCCGTTTTCATTGATAATTTCAACCCGATTGCCAGGTGTAGGCTTACCCATTGATCCAGGCTTTAACTCCATGCCCTTTGTTACACCGACAAGCAGTGTATTTTCTGTCTGGCCATAGCCGTCGCGCACCTCAACATTAAAATGCTTTCTGAATGTGTCGATGACTTCACGGTTCAGCGGTTCTCCTGCGGATACCGCGCTATGAAGACCAGGCAAACTGTAATCACCAATATTTTCGACTTTGGCCATCAGCCTGTATTCAGTTGGGGTGCAGCATAGAACATTTACATGATACTTTTGCAAAAGCGATAAATATTTTTGCGGCTCGAATTTACCTTGATAAACGAGGCCTGTAGCTCCCGTTCCCATGACGGACAGGAACGGACTCCAGATCCATTTTTGCCAGCCAGGACCGGCAGTAGCCCAGACAGTGTCCCCATCCTCTATGCCGAGCCAATTTGTTGCCGCTGTCCGCAAATGAGCATATGCCCATCCATGTGTATGGACAACACCTTTCGGATTGCCCGTCGTACCGGAAGTATAGCTGAGGAATGCCATATCATCACGATCGGTGTCGGCAAGCTGAAGCTCTTCGGAAGCAGTTTCCATTTCTTTATCAAGTTGAATCCAGCCTTCTTTTTCTGCCCCAATAATGAACTTAGGCAGCTTTTCCACTTCGTCGATTCCATCGAACTCGCCGGTAAAAGGAGCATAACTGATGATAGCTTTTACATCGCCATGGTTGATTCGATATTGAAAATCTTTTTTTCTCAGCATTTCTGAACTTGGAATGACAACAAGTCCCATTTTCAGTGAGGCAATATAAACCTGATACGCTTCAATAAGTCTTGGCACGACAACAAGCACTACATCCCCTTTGGCCAAACCATTTCCTAAGAAAACGTTTCCAATTTTATTGGCGTTCTTTAGCAGCTCCTGGTATGTAATTTCTTTTGTACTTCCTGCTTCATTTTCCCAGAGAATCGCTTTTCTCGCCGGGTCCTGGGCGAATCGCTCCATTTCTGATACAAGATTATACTTTTGAGGTGCAATCAATTGTTCCCTTTTCATACTCTTCCCCCTGATTATCATTTTTTTCGCTTGTCTTTGAATGAGAAAACAAGCTTTCATATCCCCATAACCCATTATACTAAATTATTCAAAAAATTTAAAATTATATGACAATGTTATTCTGAAATAATTTTACACAACAAAAAGAGCAGGGCATCCGCCCTGCTCTTTGTAGCCATGTTATTCTTTTTTTGATTAGCGAGAGAATCCGCCACCAAGTTGTTGTTCAGCCATTTGAACCAAACGCTTAGTGATCTCTCCTCCTACAGAACCGTTAGCGCGAGAAGTAGTTTCTCCGCCAAGCTGTACTCCAAATTCAGTAGCGATTTCGTACTTCATTTGGTCAAGAGCTTGTTGTACTCCAGGAACTAGAAGTTGGTTTGAGTTGTTGTTGTTTGCCATGTGTTTCACCTCCTTGTGAGTATAGAGTGTGTAGAAACACATGGCTTAATTCAAAACTTTAATTGGTAAATGTTCACAAATCTTTAACAAGTTAGAATAGATCATCCACCGGATTATCTTCTCTTTCAGAAGCCGGTTTGACGATAATCCGCTCTGTTCCTTCAACAGCTCTCTGAATCAGTTCTTCAAAGTCGAAGAAGCTTTCAAAGTTCTGGACTTTATCCAGCTTAGGCTTCGTTTTAGGCGATGAAGGGACAAAGACCGTGCAGCAATCTTCATATGGGCGGATTGATATATCATGGGTATCGATTTCATGGGCGATATCCATAATCTGCAGTTTGTCCATTGTGATTAACGGCCGGATAATGGGAGTTGTTGTCACTTCGTTGATGGCGTACATGCTTTCAAGTGTCTGAGAGGCAACCTGCCCAAGGCTTTCGCCAGTTATGATGGCAAGTCCTCCCTGCTTTTCCCTGATTGCGTCCGTTATACGCAGCATTAGTCTTCTTGTTGTAGTCATCGTATAGTTTTCCGGTATTTGCTTGTGAATGGCTTGCTGGATTTCAGTAAAAGGTACGATATGAAGCGCAAAATGTCCGTTTACTTCGGCAAGCTTCTCAGAAAGGTCGATTACCTTTTGCTTGGCGCGTTCACTTGTGAAAGGCGGACTGAAAAAATGGACCCCTTCCACTTCAAGGCCTCTCTTCATGGTCAGGTAGCCGGCAACCGGGCTGTCAATCCCGCCGGAAAGCATCAGCATCCCTTTGCCTCCGGACGCGGCAGGCAGCCCTCCTGCGCCCTTGATCGTTTCCGCTGAAATATAGGCTGCTTCTTTTCTGATTTCAATCTGAAGGTTGATATCAGGATTCCTCACATCAACTTTCAGGCCTTCCACATTCCTCAGTATATGGCCGCCAAATTCCGAATTGATTCCGTTCGTA belongs to Mesobacillus sp. AQ2 and includes:
- a CDS encoding RDD family protein, which encodes MGRPTGENHLFAGQYAGFWTRFWAYLLDLIVIGSINRLIINPVFRALDIPLLEEGVFSPMTIATAVVFYLYFVLMTKYLGQTLGKMVFGLKVVELDGTSLTWGTVIFREWIGRFISATIFVLYIVVAFTNKKQGLHDLFADTTVIYEPR
- a CDS encoding NAD kinase, translated to MPDRRNIYFHHTPDTTMLEKVQPLYELARRYDFNIVTDHKNANIIVSIGNDGTFLEAVRKTGFRDDCLYAGISVTGSLNMYCDFHLEDTDKMIQASTNSEIEVRRYPTIEVTIDGETSFECLNEFSVRSAIIKAFVMDVFIDDNHFETFRGDGMIVATPTGSTAYNKSVNGAVVDPLLPCMQVSELASVNNNHYRTLGSSFILSGDRKLTFKVAQDGNDYPIMGMDNEALSIQHVEKFDVKLSNKFIKTIKLKDNSFWEKVKRTFL
- the sppA gene encoding signal peptide peptidase SppA, producing the protein MNGKRWAALGIAAGLFIASIVINLLSTFAFSDAENAFEDMFAVSEEMFAEEVIEEGDMLSKIAVLTINGVIQDTGDAQSFFESPLYNHRVFMEQLDYVKESDDVKAIILQVNSPGGGVVESAEIHDKIKEIQKETKKPIYVSMGSMAASGGYYVSAPADKIFASPETLTGSLGVIMQGVNYAGLAEKYGVEFTTIKSGPYKDIMSPTRPMTDEEREILQSMINNSYEGFVKVISEGRGMSVEQVKKIADGRIYDGRQAKQLNLIDGFGYLEDVIDNVRKDEKLGDATVVKYTESMGFGSFFSMGAQKIMGKDAEMAGLMKLLSQPNSPRLMYLYAE
- a CDS encoding acyl--CoA ligase, with product MKREQLIAPQKYNLVSEMERFAQDPARKAILWENEAGSTKEITYQELLKNANKIGNVFLGNGLAKGDVVLVVVPRLIEAYQVYIASLKMGLVVIPSSEMLRKKDFQYRINHGDVKAIISYAPFTGEFDGIDEVEKLPKFIIGAEKEGWIQLDKEMETASEELQLADTDRDDMAFLSYTSGTTGNPKGVVHTHGWAYAHLRTAATNWLGIEDGDTVWATAGPGWQKWIWSPFLSVMGTGATGLVYQGKFEPQKYLSLLQKYHVNVLCCTPTEYRLMAKVENIGDYSLPGLHSAVSAGEPLNREVIDTFRKHFNVEVRDGYGQTENTLLVGVTKGMELKPGSMGKPTPGNRVEIINENGEPCAPGEVGDIAVHIETPALFKNYYKDPERTAMQFRGDYYVTGDKASKDEEGYFWFEGRGDDIIISSGYTIGPFEVEDALVKHPYVKECAVVASPDEIRGHIVKAFVVLRDGVSPELENLVSDLQQHVKDLTAPYKYPRKIEFLEELPKTTSGKIRRIELRKKELEGAR
- the rarD gene encoding EamA family transporter RarD yields the protein MNNRTEQQAGVLYAAFSYILWGILPVYWKLLQHVNADEILANRVFWSFFVVAFILLLNKKWSLFTGTLRGLSQNKKQLAALTIASILISINWFIYIWAVNSDQMIEASLGYYINPLVSVLLGMVFLKERLSLPQYLSFLLAAIGVLIMTISYGQFPWIALSLAISFGLYGLAKKLIKVDSSVGLALETLVVMPLSAIYIGYLVAQGTNSLFSGSWTTTLLLVGAGAATAVPLLFFAKGAQRIPLATLGILQYIAPTLTLILGVFVYHETFSAVHLLAFTFIWSALILYSLSRTKLAAALTLKLKKEKGMHM
- a CDS encoding DUF2953 domain-containing protein; this encodes MMKWMLLAILLLTVLAIVILFTRVKIFLDYFHGNDNDHLKVTLKAWGGLIKYKIDVPVIKIDDNSPSIVAEKKTETGPGETLKKDQTTQVDKNDILNSIHDIRQLLTHIAGFHKIIRGFLKKVTIRNIEWHTMVGVGDAAATAVITGAFWAAKGGVIGIMSQYMKLKEMPVMTITPSFQQTISITSFKCMFQVRVGHAILAGIKLVKYWKGGWPDFKSKQLSALSGDNTNSV
- a CDS encoding alpha/beta-type small acid-soluble spore protein encodes the protein MANNNNSNQLLVPGVQQALDQMKYEIATEFGVQLGGETTSRANGSVGGEITKRLVQMAEQQLGGGFSR
- a CDS encoding iron-sulfur cluster biosynthesis family protein; translated protein: MKIDIKEAALEQLKKVQFGNGEGIRILAEFVGTCSIATDIQLQIEEKQEDDEVISESGIHFFVPKKSVESLPGRIFLDFKQGLGYKISSPEETFGYNFKLNPRTTK
- the thiI gene encoding tRNA uracil 4-sulfurtransferase ThiI: MMYDRILVRYGEISTKGRNRNKFIDRLRKNIKRALSDYPNAVIKAERDRMFILLNGEVSDEIGKKLKEIFGIQSFSPAVKVDKDLEKMKDAALELFKKIHQPGQTFKISAKRSDKTFELDTNGINSEFGGHILRNVEGLKVDVRNPDINLQIEIRKEAAYISAETIKGAGGLPAASGGKGMLMLSGGIDSPVAGYLTMKRGLEVEGVHFFSPPFTSERAKQKVIDLSEKLAEVNGHFALHIVPFTEIQQAIHKQIPENYTMTTTRRLMLRITDAIREKQGGLAIITGESLGQVASQTLESMYAINEVTTTPIIRPLITMDKLQIMDIAHEIDTHDISIRPYEDCCTVFVPSSPKTKPKLDKVQNFESFFDFEELIQRAVEGTERIIVKPASEREDNPVDDLF
- the ytfJ gene encoding GerW family sporulation protein; the protein is MSDHPIQGLMTTAMESLKEMIDVNTIIGDPVETPDGSVILTVSKVGFGFAAGGSEFVLESSKGGSGGSGGSGGSGGSGGSGGQQGGPQHPFGGGSGGGVSITPIAFLIVSSRGVKMLHLDESTHLYEKILDLAPQAVEKIQQMMSKKDQGSQEGNQNKSQNQNDYNGPKTDLEF